CTCATTTCTCTAGTGGGTATAGCACTTTTAGCTATGTCTATCTTTCATGACCGACTTCGCATTTCTAATACAATAGGGACTATATTAGGAGCTATTGGAGTTGTTCTTTTAATTTTTTCAGAGGTTCTTGTACGTAAAGAAAAAAAGTAACGGAAGCAGCAGCGAACAGCTCGGGGATCAGACGATTAAACCTCTTCTTCGGTGTATTTATCATACTTTACCAAGGGGAGGTTTCTTTTCGTCTCATAAACATGTAAAAGGGCCGTCCATTCTTTCGTGATTTTTGGGACAGACCCGTGGTTTTATTTCATGATCTATTCAAGATAACATTCCTTCTTGAGTACTTGAGCACATCAAACACATATTACTTCCAATTTATATATAGTAGGTTAAAAATAAATAATACTATTATAATGATAAGAACGATAATGGAAAAATAAAATTCTTTACCTAATTTATTCATAACACATACCTCCTTAAAAAATCAATAATAATAGTATGCTTGGAATACAAGTGAATAACACATAGACCACGCCAACTTTTATCCAGTCCAACACAGTATTGGGAAAAATATTTTTCTTGGATAAAAAATAACAAAGCATGAAAGGCTTGATCAAATAATTGACTGGAGATAATAAAGTATACTGTTTTAAAGCCTGTATATCATAAATATATGGGGAAATTAGTAAATTGATGCCCAGATTCAGAATTAAAGTAATAAGATTAGATAACAGAACAGGTTGGATATAAACTTTCAGGTAGTGCATTCTCTTATAAAAAAAGTATACCGTGAAGTAAAGTAAGAAGACCTCATAACCTATCAAAAAAAACAGAATGATGATTTGAAACAAGAATGAAATAATGAAAATAATAAAATGGAAATGATCGGTATAATCTTTAAACTTTGCAGGAAGTCCACTGCTCTCTGCAAGCTGTTGAATATAATTAAATTGAACATAACTTGATATCAACAAGACTAAGGTAAGAGCTATTACTAACAAAATTCCCTTGGTATTTTTCACTTTAATCAACCCCTATAAGTGCCGGTGTTATGAACGATTCAATAAGAGCAGCTGTAATTGTTAAAAGAAAAATAATTGCGAAGATGTTGGCCATCTTTCGAAAAATTAAATAATCAGCTTTCCTTCTCCAAATCCCCAGGAAAAACAAATCCCAAGAAAAAAAAGAGTACGGCAAATAAAGAAACTACAACCAGTAGTATGTTCAATCTCATATAGAATAGCTCACTTCTCTGAAGCAAATTTCATCGCTCCCATGAATATGAATATTATGGGTGACAATGTTATTTATTTTTTTATTTTCTGAATGGGTTGAAAAAATAACGATGGATTCAGTTTGGGAAACGTAATCCTGTATAAAATCAAGGATTCTATGCATCGATGTTTTATCAAAGTTAACAAAAGGTTCATCAATCAAGACTAATTTAGGATTATTTAAAAAACCAATAATAAAAGAAAGTTTTTGTTTAGTTCCCAATGACAGATTTTTTATGAAGACGGATTTGTATCGGGTAAGCTCCAAGTATTCGATCATGTTGTCTTTATACGCTGTCGTCAGACATGTATTATTGTTTGATAACAATGCAATGAAATCAATCATCTCAGAAACAGTTAAATAGTCATATAAGAAAGGGTCGTTAGAGATTAACCATGTTAGTTTGAGATAATCCTTAAAATGATATTTTAAACTGATTTCGTTTAACAGAACATCTCCTTCAAATTCAGATATTCCGCCCAGAATATTAAGAAGGGTAGTTTTCCCAATTCCGTTTTTCCCTGTTAAAGTTACAATGGATTTCTTCGGAATTTCCAGATCAATTTCTTCAAATATCTTTAATCCCGTGTAGCTTTTTTTTAGGCCACAAATCGTTAGCATCGTTTTCCCCCTCTAATCAAAAAACAGATCTTTATTAGACAATAAACAAGGAATAAGCTAGTATAGCCAATCATGCACAAATATGTATACAACAGATGGGATTGTGTTAACTGAATAACGGCAAGAGGCATAGAGTAAAGAATTGGAGTGCCAAATATAATATAATTTTCAATCGGTTTTGAAATAAGAGCATCAGAATTTAAAGTTTTCATTTGATCAAAATCGTATTGCTTTAAGTTATAGATTCTTATAACTGTTAAAATAATGGTTGAGAAGAAAATCAGAACATACAATACGATGAAGGCGAGCATATCCACCGGTTTAAGGAACATAAGCAGCACAAAGTACGGAAACAATAAAACAAAGGATTGAGAAATAGTAGGAAAAACAGTTTGTTTTAATAAATAGTTTTGACAATTAAATTTCCTTAGAAAATAATATGTTAAAACCATAAATCTTTTTTCCAAAATTCCATCATATAAATAAAAATTGATAATTAGGTTAAAAACCGAAGGAGTGTAGCTAAAAACCAGAATCGTTAAGGTTAAGGGAATAGAACTATTTTGGCTTAGCAGAGGATAGGAAACAATCATAGATAAAACCAGAATCATAGTTCCTATTCTCAGTTTCTGTACTTTATTATTTAAATAAAACCCTCTTAGCAATAAACGTTGATAAACTACTTTATTTTTACTGAATGTTTCGATAACGGTTTCCCTATCCTTGAAAATTGAGCAAGTAAAACGGTTTTTTCTTAAGTGGGAATAAATATAGCAAAAAAGGAAAAAAACAGATAATAATATTGTCAACAACAAACCCTGGGTTTCAGAAGGAAACGAAATCGGTTCATTCTTCAGAAATAAAGTGAATACGTGTTGACTATTTATTTGAAATGCTCTTTGGAAATCAAATACCCTTATCGCTTCTATTAGAAGCAGGACAACCATTCCTATAGCAGACAGAGACAAACCTTTTTTATTCAGGATTTTTCCAATAAGCAAGGATAAGCCTAATAAATAGTTAAAAAGAATAAAAACTAAGCCAAGCAATAAAACCCATAACGCTGGATTAACGAAAAGAATAATCAATAACGAAAAAAAATAAGGAACAATGGAATAAATCAACGTGCCGCCAACTAAATCCAGGCTGAGTCTTTTTAGTATAAAGGAGGGTTCTTTCCTTTTCGGTAAAAGACGCAGTACAAATCTGAATTCATTTTTTAAATAATCGATTGGACGATGGCTGAATTTGAAATGAAGGGAAAGAAGGGTATGGATACTGCTTAAGAATCCGCTCAAACATACACCTGCCACTAGTTGGGCTGAAGATAACGTCTCCACCAGTAAATACAAAGTAGTGAATAAAAGAAGTGGAATAATGACCAGAACTTTAGATGATATCACCAAGAAATTCACTATTTTCATTCTATCCCGTTCATAAAATACGTCTAATATTTTTTTGTAAAATAAATTAATGCTCTCCCTGCTAACGCGTTTACGAATCCATTTATAATATTTCAAATAGCTATTGAACACCATTTGATTCATTTCCCCATTTTTTAATGATTTTAAATTAGGATATGGGGGATTGTTAAGTATCCCCCCCATATATTTCCAAAAAGTTAAAATTGAATGGCTGCCTGTTTGCCTTTTTCTATAACTATCTTTTTAATAGCAACACGATAAGCAAAGATAGCCGCCGCTGCGCCAATACCAACTTCTGTGAAGGTCAATAAAGTTCCAACCCAAGTTGCATAATCCAATACGTTTAGAACTGCGGCAGCAGCACTTGCCGTTAGTCCAGCTATACTCATAATAAGATTGATTTACTTGTTTCTCCTTTATTACTATTATTTGGGGTGTTAACACGTCCAGTATTATCCGTTATTTACCTCTATTTGTCAATATCCCCCTTTTGTTTTCTTCCTCTATGGTAATAGGAGAATTTAGACCATTAGTAACAATTTTGCTAGACAAAAAAAGCCATTCCCTCCAAAAAGGAGATCATAGGCTTCTTTGGTGAAATGAATTTCTCACATCCAGATATATTTCGAACATGTTTCATCCCCCGGGTGGAACTATTCTAGAAGGATAACTTATTGCGGATTTCCTCGCTGAGGATGCGCTCCATCGGAAAGATATTTTTAGTACGTCTTATCGTAAAAGTAATGATGCTGACTATTTCGTCATCTTCATTACGGACGGTAACTTGAAGAGATTCATTCGGCAGCAGCTCGATGGTGCATTCTCTTTCATTAAAACCAAGTTCTGTTTTATCCAGCCAGAAAGTCAATTCGGTCCCGTCTTCCTCAGTATCACACACTTCCAGATCGGTCAGGATTCCAATAGTATTCATGAGCGTGAGTCCTGTGGGGCTGGCAAATTCGACTTCCACCGGTTCTCCTTCGCTTTGCCACTGCCCTAAGCAGGTGGAACGACATTTCTCCGGAATGACTTAAGAATGGAATAATAGCCATAGCGATCAGCGTCCCTCCTTGATGGGATAAGTGGTATGTTTGTGCAGGCAGGCTTTGAGGGGTCAGGCTTTTCCCGTCTGATGCCGGCAGGATCTGCCTGATGGGACCCATACGGTTCAAGCCTGGTATTTGTTTACTGGTAACATATTCGCATGAGTCAACTTTCAGTACAAAAATAACTTTGGCAAATGCCTCCCTTACATGATGGATAACGTTTCCGAAGAAACGATAATGTCTATTTCTTTATATTATAAGCCATATCTACAGGTTTT
This Paenibacillus larvae subsp. larvae DNA region includes the following protein-coding sequences:
- a CDS encoding ATP-binding cassette domain-containing protein; this encodes MLTICGLKKSYTGLKIFEEIDLEIPKKSIVTLTGKNGIGKTTLLNILGGISEFEGDVLLNEISLKYHFKDYLKLTWLISNDPFLYDYLTVSEMIDFIALLSNNNTCLTTAYKDNMIEYLELTRYKSVFIKNLSLGTKQKLSFIIGFLNNPKLVLIDEPFVNFDKTSMHRILDFIQDYVSQTESIVIFSTHSENKKINNIVTHNIHIHGSDEICFREVSYSI